ATGTCTGTTgatgcagttggaagacaaggtctatcaccattacaaaagtgcaccgccgctattcgtatgttggcgtatggatcacctgctgacagtgttgacgaatacgttcgaattggtgaaagtactgcaattgagtgctTAAAGAATTTTGTAGAAGGTGTGTGTGAAGTATTTGGTGGGCAATACTTGAGGCGTCCGAACGAGGAAGACATGACACGCCTACTTCAATGGGGGAGTCTCGTGGATTTCCAGGTATGTTAGGTTCCattgattgtatgcattgggaatggaagaattgtccagttgcgtggaaaggtcaatacacccgaggtgatcatggaagacccacaatcatgcttgaagcagtggcatcacaagacttgtggatttggcatgcattttttggcattgcaggCTCAAATAATGACATTACTGTGCTAAACCAATCTCCCGTGTTTAATGAGGTTTTGCGTGGAGCTGCTCCCATGGTGAAATTTAGAGTGAATGAAACAATGTATCACATGGGATACTATCTAGCAGACGGTATCTATCCCGAGTGGGGtacatttgtgaagaccatcccAATGCCACAAGGAGAAAAAAAGCAAAAGTTTGCCAAAAGACAAGAAGCAGCAAGAAAGGACGTGGAACGTGCATTCGGAGTGCTTCAATCTCGGTTTGCGATTGTCCGTGGTCCATCACGCTGGTGGCATCCGAATGACATGAAGTCAATCATCtatgcttgcatcatattgcataacatgattgttgaagatgagcgcaacacgtacaaaggtaattttatttatgagcaggtcaataatgacatatcAGATGCTGAAGTATTAAGCGGTCCTATTCCCGCTTTTAGAAATATGTTGGAAAGGAGAGCACATCAAATTGAAAAGTCAATCCATCGCCAacttcaagcagacttggtggagcatatCTGGGAGCTTCCTGAAATCGATAATAATGAAACTTAATCTTCACGCCTTAATGTGTATTTCGTTTCAAAtgtattgttgtttatttttcattgtcatgtatttCCTTTCgtatttattttgttaatgTAATGTATTAAGGTCTCTCTTAGGgattgttgtactctttttccttcactaggctTGTATCCCAATTGGgcttttcctagtaaggttttaatgaggcgctcTTTCTCAAGTTTGgctctcttttatttctataattcaatacaatgtactttttttaaaatttttaagttaacatgttcaaatttaaaatttattttttaaattttttagtaaaattaattttaaattaaattagtataagtaataattaaattaatttctagttgaagtattgatatactattaaattttaaatctaaattaggtgaaaataaatatcattatttaatgttGTATGGTGAGACACAGTGGGACCCttgtaatagtaatttaagagcccatgcattggagcaaaatctgcttcaggctCTTAGCAGGCTCTTAAGTCTGACGTGACACATGAATAGTgtagaatagtgctgaatagtgtatAAAAGCCCAAATAAGAGCCTAAggcattggagttgctcttagttttttcttgtttctttcaaTGCATTGAGTTCAAATACCTCTTGTACTTCCTTTCAATACAATCATGACTTatctaaaaaagaaaaacgtAGGAAACAAAATCATTCTTTAATAGCCTCGATAGGAAGTCGGAATATGCTAACACATGGTAAGTTGCTGAGAGAAGAACACGTGAGATTTTTGTCCTTCTAAAGGGCTTGTGTTTTGTATCtagtatagatagatatgtGTGTAATTACCACGTGAGATATCAATAGAATTCTTAATACCAAATTTTCCTAAGGTCATTGTTTTTTGGTGATAAGAGTTCGCCCAACGGGCCAATATGTCATAGAAAAAATTTGGTAGCAAAGGACTGTCACATCTCAAGTACTAATTTCACTTATACTATTTATTTATATCCTCTATGTAATTATGTGCtgtataaattttttataaaaaattgtgAGAAAAATATTAGAAACTCAAATCAGCAAGCACACATACACATGCATCTTTACTTGAAAGTGCTAACTAAGTCAATCCGTGAACAGAGCGGGTAAAAAAGTAGTTATGACATGTGTCGTCCAGTCCTCATCCCTTATTGGATTTGGAAGCAACTAGATTTCTCATTGTAACTATCTCCACTCCACTCCACTCCACACCACCGAACGAACACAATCACACGAACAACGACGAAAATTGAATTCTCACAAGTGTGAATTCAACTCCTCAAAATGGAGGGTTTGCCTTTGGAAATCTGTATGAACATTTTCTGTTTCTTGGATTACCAGCATCTAGCAGTTGCTCAACAAGGTTGGTTGGTCCATTCAAATTGATTTCTGAAATTCTAATTATTAGCATGTTCTatcaattgaattgaattgttgATTTTAAGATCTCAATTGGCCTGGGTTTCGGTTCAATTACTGGTCTGAATGATCTGGTCTCTATCTGTTTCAATTGGATCCTTCATTTGGGTACTTACTATACATGATTGATAGAGAATTGATTAAAATTGATCATGATCTAGAATCTGTTGATTGGTTAATTTGTTTAGTCTTACTCTTTCCCGAATCATGTCATTCGTTGACTCTGATTTTCATGTAATGTTAAATTGATGCATTTTTatgatataaaagaaaaaatttggtGGAAGAGAATGCATTGTTGGTATTTTTGGGAATAAACTGAGAAAGCTGCTACATTCCTCACATATTGCACCAAACCTGTATCCAGTTACCCCACCCTGGTTATCTTATCCAGATTTTAATACTGCTAGTATTCATTCACCATTCTAAATTTCTAATTGATCGCAGCTTGGTGTTGATTGATAATTTTTCTGTGATTTAGTGTTTTATCAGACATTTGAGGTTCGCCATTTTAATACGATTAGAATTGAATCAAATCAAAACTTTAGAATAAGGAAAACATGTTGGGGGTAATGTGTGCTTTAAAATTTCTAGAGAATACAATTTTTATTAGCCTTAGTTGGTTGTAATTTACATTGGTGAGAATCAGGGATTTGTTAATTGGCAAATGGGTGTGTTAATAGTGAATTAATATCACTCCCAAAAAGTACAATTTGACTAGTTTTACACTTTTACTTTACTTTACTTTTCTGAGTTTTGTTAGCTTATATTGATAAGCCATGGATTTGACAATTTGTTGTACAGTCTGCAAGAAGTGGAAGGTCATGGCTTCAGAGAATGCTATATGGTCTAACCTTTTTCTGGAGAGATGGGGAGGGGACCGCGCTGATTTTTACGCTCCAACGGGTTCAAAATCATGGAAAGATGTATATGAGGTGCAAGATCGTTGTGACCGCGTTGGAGTGTAAGTTGTTTATGATGCTCCTATGCGATTGATTGATGTCCTTTGCAAGTATTTTCAAGGTGTTCCTACAGAgagttgtttttgttttcttttttctcttgtttaccaaaaaaaatttactcTACTGAGAGTATGGCAATGCAAATGCACACAAGCACCACTCATAATTCATCTTGAATGTCATGATGGTTGGGGAAGCTTTTTCTTTCTCACTGCTTAATTACTATGTGCATTTTCCCCTTGAGATGACATGATTCACTTTACTGCTTATTAGTCATTACAGCAGCTACAACATTGATGTTGGCTTCCTCGGACCCAGAGGTGGACCCAGCTATACTAATATTGGGGCAGTCGCCTccaagaggaaaaaaaaacatttcttaATAGAATACTGTATCCATCAAAATTTTCACACTGCCTCCTCTAGTTAACCAATGATAGTTTTACTTAATGTGTTAAATTTTCACCCGTGATATATTCCTCTCGGGTTGAGCTTTAACATGAACATAGTTATTCAACAAAACAATTATAGTCTCAAAGTTGTGTTGGAATTAGGAAATGTGTCTGGACTCTGGAATTCAATCTGCAGTTATACACTAAAATAATTTAATCTTTGGCAAAAATTATAGGACTTTATTTAAGGGAATGATTCATTTAATTCTCCACAAAATAGGGGTTTGAAGATAATTAGAGAAGGCTGTGACTACTACCTTGTTCACCTAGGTGAGATCCAGCAATATCTGGGTTCAAGAAAGAATAGGGAACAAGCAACAAGCCAGAGCTGCCACACTTCCAGTTCAGAAAAAAGGGACTTGAGTGGAGAAGGTTCCCTAGCTGAAGAGAGATCATGTCGAGGAATTTTGGACAGAATCCTTTTTTTCATCGGGGATTTGGAAGTTGCTTCCGCGGGTGCAAAACGCAGCCGTTTGATATGAACATCCCTGCTATTCAATCCAATTGTGATGTTCATTGTAGAATTTCAGTGTATGTAAGCATTGTTCTGTGTATGTATATATGCTTATCTGTAAAAACAAGGTATTCAGTTATTTTGCAGAACTTGAATTTGTTAATCCTCCTATATAGAACTTTAACTTGTATTATCAGATGATCCTGTCAAAGTGCACCAATTACTGGGGACTGGGGTGGACACTATCAGTTCACAAGTACTGGGTAATGTTAAGTTCAGTTTCATTGTTTGAAAGACATAAGTGATTGATAAAAGGTTTAAATAAGTTTTAGACCGGCATCTAATTAGGTTTATCATCTTGTTACattgtaatttaattaaaatagcaGAAGACTGAAAAGCAAACCGAAGACACTGGTATCAAACTATTTATACTATCAGGCTatgttaaattaaaatattgataTTAATGTATCTTATTTTAATGTGCCTAATCAAATTTGGGCAACTTGTCAAGAAGTTATTAAATTGACATTTTAGAATACATAAGAAGGAAATGAATAATATGAAAGGAATAatactttttttataaaaaaagattAGAATACAGCTACATGGCGCGCAGTCAAGTGGAACTTAAATTACAGGAAGACAAAAATTAATGacgtttctttttattttgagttGTTCTACTAGATTGATCGCTCAAAACTTATGGTCTCTACTTGGACCTaatgagaaagaaaaatgaggtaACTTTTTGTGAACTTTTTGAGAATGATCGATCCTAATTTAGTTTATGATCTATTAGAAGTTGAAGGTGCTCTAGTTGGACACGCACGgacagaaaaaaaattacaatcagTTTGACAATGATCGGATGACATTGCTTCTCCTGCCAAGTACCCTTTCAAAACATATTATCTAAGTTGATCAATTCCATCGAATTGGCAGAGACTCACATCTAAGATTTCAAGCAAGGAATAAAACAGCAAGCTGGCCACATAAAAGCATGTGATTCTGCTGACAGTCAAGGCTAGAAAATATATGAGTGAATATGAGGCttacttttcacttttttttttgaaaggacctttttttcaaagaaaatgtGGTGTGTAAATAGTAAAGGTACCTGGAGTATGTAAATAGTAAGGGCTTGTTTGATAACTGTttccaaaacagttttcagtttttaaaaactgaaaacttgtttggtaagacctgttttcaaaaacagttctcttttttcagtttttaaaactaaaaaaccaaaacaggtaaaagatgttttcagtttcagtttttagttttcagatatcagttttctaaatgttcgaaaacatgttattcaaactattttctttttctgaaaactgtttttaagaattgtttttgaaaactattttaaaaactgaaaattaaaacAGCTATCAAACAGGCCGTAAATTTCAAAGAGAATGCAAAGAGATTATGTGAAAACCTCATCCCATATCTTGACTAGAGGTGGTAAAATGGGTTTAGCCAATAGCCATATGGACCGGTCTGTTTGTATTGCCCTTTTTTTGGGATTAGGTTGGGTATCTCCAACCAATAACTCACTTTTAACCCATTTTTCCACCTACTAAGTTGATGTGTCAAAATGCGGACTGTTAATCTATACACCCTctggtcacatatataagcaaaaaatacatcttaggttcattcatttaatgaatgtatctagtcattattaatggttagatacattcattaaatgaatgaacctaagatgtattttttgcttatatatgtgatcGGAGGGTGTATTTGATGTTCAATTTTAATGTTGTAAATTTACCTTATGAAAGATAGTGTCTGCTTTAGTAAAAGacacttatttttaattttttttacatatataATAAACTACAAGATCTTTTACCTCTTAAAAATCTTCCTtagtatatttttaaattttaaaataccaTGCATGCACAAGAATAAATGTACCATATAAAAAaac
This is a stretch of genomic DNA from Lotus japonicus ecotype B-129 chromosome 1, LjGifu_v1.2. It encodes these proteins:
- the LOC130745167 gene encoding uncharacterized protein LOC130745167 — protein: MEGLPLEICMNIFCFLDYQHLAVAQQVCKKWKVMASENAIWSNLFLERWGGDRADFYAPTGSKSWKDVYEVQDRCDRVGVGLKIIREGCDYYLVHLGEIQQYLGSRKNREQATSQSCHTSSSEKRDLSGEGSLAEERSCRGILDRILFFIGDLEVASAGAKRSRLI